The following proteins are encoded in a genomic region of Thermococcus pacificus:
- a CDS encoding beta-galactosidase trimerization domain-containing protein, translating to MLIIILLMSSGLVSSNTPQNQSYRILFVCSDLEDVTLANSFGNNGDILYLGKDLPDDRSPLSDILYLSKYDEIWIPDLNVQWTEGGRLSEGEIGALTEYVQSGGVLVIGLNTYTQSWSRKLDALLGVRVLRLESPIEDGEDLDIVFNERVYPYNDTYQAVIIRPEGAKVIARYRNGNPAITLNSYGSGVAVLMTFNPVKAYVEGNPSFVDLYREVSSEALKERKNPPTISNTKKTLILLKRVILHPITLGLLVFILLEILAYLGLMPLGLTVFFAAPFIPFWGIIKRRKRCTSVLEIISMMRGVTLSELSNEMGEKVRRLKFCIAILKLKRKISILDISRLGGRDYLITLHGLESEGVAAWAVEMYPRLMERIALHPGVTILDLARSSNMPPYEVLQLLREMSRYGVVEIRKMPFDYEVYSTRALLRWFEV from the coding sequence GTGCTGATAATAATCCTCCTGATGTCCTCGGGCTTAGTTAGCTCAAACACTCCTCAGAATCAAAGCTATAGAATCCTGTTTGTCTGTAGCGACCTGGAAGACGTTACTCTGGCCAATTCCTTCGGTAATAACGGTGATATCCTCTACCTTGGCAAAGACCTCCCGGATGACCGCTCTCCCCTTTCCGATATTCTTTATCTCTCCAAATACGATGAAATCTGGATTCCTGACCTCAACGTCCAGTGGACGGAGGGGGGAAGACTGAGCGAAGGAGAGATAGGGGCATTAACGGAGTACGTTCAGAGTGGTGGCGTTCTGGTTATTGGCCTCAACACCTACACTCAGAGCTGGAGCAGAAAGCTAGATGCCCTTCTTGGTGTCAGAGTATTGCGCCTGGAAAGTCCTATCGAGGACGGGGAAGACTTGGACATAGTGTTTAATGAAAGGGTGTATCCGTACAATGATACCTACCAGGCGGTGATCATCAGACCGGAAGGAGCGAAGGTCATCGCGAGGTATAGGAATGGCAACCCCGCTATAACTCTGAACTCGTATGGCTCGGGGGTTGCAGTTTTGATGACGTTCAACCCGGTAAAGGCCTACGTCGAGGGGAATCCCTCTTTTGTGGATCTATATCGGGAAGTTTCCAGCGAAGCTTTGAAGGAGAGAAAAAACCCACCCACAATCAGCAATACAAAAAAGACTCTTATTCTCCTGAAGAGGGTTATCCTGCACCCAATTACTCTGGGATTGCTTGTTTTTATTCTCCTCGAAATCCTTGCTTATCTCGGCTTAATGCCCCTGGGACTTACGGTTTTCTTCGCGGCTCCATTTATTCCATTCTGGGGCATCATTAAGCGGAGAAAGAGGTGTACCAGCGTTCTTGAAATCATCTCGATGATGAGGGGTGTTACCCTTTCTGAGCTTTCAAATGAGATGGGGGAGAAAGTCCGGCGCCTAAAGTTCTGCATAGCCATCCTCAAGCTAAAGAGGAAGATTAGCATACTTGACATCTCCCGTCTTGGTGGTAGAGATTACCTGATAACGCTCCATGGACTTGAATCGGAGGGTGTTGCAGCGTGGGCAGTGGAGATGTACCCCCGCTTGATGGAGAGAATTGCCCTTCATCCAGGAGTTACAATCCTCGACCTTGCTCGTTCCTCGAACATGCCGCCCTATGAAGTTCTACAGCTCCTCAGGGAAATGTCAAGGTATGGTGTCGTTGAGATAAGAAAAATGCCCTTTGACTACGAAGTTTATTCCACTCGTGCCTTGTTGAGGTGGTTTGAAGTATGA